The following are encoded in a window of Bacillus sp. SORGH_AS_0510 genomic DNA:
- a CDS encoding Gmad2 immunoglobulin-like domain-containing protein, translated as MKKISCIFSILIVMIGLVSCHQQQEGTTNQQKPVPNIPEKKVYHNQVFKDVVVAESEEKIIISGKAQVFEGVFHYTLYDGEKVLLDNKYQTDGAPAWGEFEITFEKDRVTTNDTKLELFVFSAKDGSKVNILKIPIPKH; from the coding sequence TTGAAAAAAATCAGTTGTATTTTTTCTATATTAATAGTCATGATTGGTTTAGTGTCTTGTCATCAACAACAAGAAGGAACAACTAATCAACAAAAGCCAGTTCCAAATATACCTGAGAAAAAGGTGTACCATAACCAAGTGTTTAAAGACGTGGTTGTAGCTGAATCGGAAGAGAAAATCATTATATCAGGTAAAGCCCAAGTATTTGAAGGAGTTTTTCACTATACTCTTTATGATGGAGAAAAAGTATTGTTGGATAATAAGTACCAAACAGATGGTGCTCCTGCATGGGGAGAATTCGAAATTACCTTTGAAAAAGATAGGGTAACTACTAATGATACTAAATTGGAGTTATTTGTCTTCTCTGCGAAAGATGGTTCAAAAGTGAATATCTTAAAAATTCCAATACCAAAACACTAA